Proteins encoded in a region of the Actinomycetota bacterium genome:
- a CDS encoding thiolase domain-containing protein (Catalyzes the synthesis of acetoacetyl coenzyme A from two molecules of acetyl coenzyme A. It can also act as a thiolase, catalyzing the reverse reaction and generating two-carbon units from the four-carbon product of fatty acid oxidation), translating into AARMAYDMAGIKEPSKEIQVAEPYDPFDYKELHHMEGLQLCGKGEAPRLTAEGVTQRDGNLPICPSGGLLGVGNPIAAAGVMKICEIFWQLRGEAGKRQVPGKPKVGLAQAWGDLMQVGTVVVMRV; encoded by the coding sequence AGCTGCAAGAATGGCTTATGATATGGCGGGAATAAAAGAGCCAAGTAAGGAAATACAGGTTGCTGAGCCATATGACCCATTTGATTATAAAGAACTTCACCATATGGAAGGACTTCAGTTATGTGGTAAAGGCGAAGCTCCCAGACTTACTGCTGAAGGAGTTACACAGAGAGATGGTAATCTGCCTATATGTCCATCAGGTGGATTATTGGGTGTTGGTAATCCGATAGCTGCAGCCGGTGTAATGAAAATTTGTGAGATATTCTGGCAACTAAGGGGAGAAGCTGGAAAGAGACAGGTGCCCGGTAAGCCAAAAGTAGGTTTGGCTCAAGCCTGGGGAGATTTAATGCAAGTTGGAACTGTTGTAGTAATGAGAGTTTAA